The genomic region NNNNNNNNNNNNNNNNNNNNNNNNNNNNNNNNNNNNNNNNNNNNNNNNNNNNNNNNNNNNNNNNNNNNNNNNNNNNNNNNNNNNNNNNNNNNNNNNNNNNNNNNNNNNNNNNNNNNNNNNNNNNNNNNNNNNNNNNNNNNNNNNNNNNNNNNNNNNNNNNNNNNNNNNNNNNNNNNNNNNNNNNNNNNNNNNNNNNNNNNNNNNNNNNNNNNNNNNNNNNNNNNNNNNNNNNNNNNNNNNNNNNNNNNNNNNNNNNNNNNNNNNNNNNNNNNNNNNNNNNNNNNNNNNNNNNNNNNNNNNNNNNNNNNNNNNNNNNNNNNNNNNNNNNNNNNNNNNNNNNNNNNNNNNNNNNNNNNNNNNNNNNNNNNNNNNNNNNNNNNNNNNNNNNNNNNNNNNNNNNNNNNNNNNNNNNNNNNNNNNNNNNNNNNNNNNNNNNNNNNNNNNNNNNNNNNNNNNNNNNNNNNNNNNNNNNNNNNNNNNNNNNNNNNNNNNNNNNNNNNNNNNNNNNNNNNNNNNNNNNNNNNNNNNNNNNNNNNNNNNNNNNNNNNNNNNNNNNNNNNNNNNNNNNNNNNNNNNNNNNNNNNNNNNNNNNNNNNNNNNNNNNNNNNNNNNNNNNNNNNNNNNNNNNNNNNNNNNNNNNNNNNNNNNNNNNNNNNNNNNNNNNNNNNNNNNNNNNNNNNNNNNNNNNNNNNNNNNNNNNNNNNNNNNNNNNNNNNNNNNNNNNNNNNNNNNNNNNNNNNNNNNNNNNNNNNNNNNNNNNNNNNNNNNNNNNNNNNNNNNNNNNNNNNNNNNNNNNNNNNNNNNNNNNNNNNNNNNNNNNNNNNNNNNNNNNNNNNNNNNNNNNNNNNNNNNNNNNNNNNNNNNNNNNNNNNNNNNNNNNNNNNNNNNNNNNNNNNNNNNNNNNNNNNNNNNNNNNNNNNNNNNNNNNNNNNNNNNNNNNNNNNNNNNNNNNNNNNNNNNNNNNNNNNNNNNNNNNNNNNNNNNNNNNNNNNNNNNNNNNNNNNNNNNNNNNNNNNNNNNNNNNNNNNNNNNNNNNNNNNNNNNNNNNNNNNNNNNNNNNNNNNNNNNNNNNNNNNNNNNNNNNNNNNNNNNNNNNNNNNNNNNNNNNNNNNNNNNNNNNNNNNNNNNNNNNNNNNNNNNNNNNNNNNNNNNNNNNNNNNNNNNNNNNNNNNNNNNNNNNNNNNNNNNNNNNNNNNNNNNNNNNNNNNNNNNNNNNNNNNNNNNNNNNNNNNNNNNNNNNNNNNNNNNNNNNNNNNNNNNNNNNNNNNNNNNNNNNNNNNNNNNNNNNNNNNNNNNNNNNNNNNNNNNNNNNNNNNNNNNNNNNNNNNNNNNNNNNNNNNNNNNNNNNNNNNNNNNNNNNNNNNNNNNNNNNNNNNNNNNNNNNNNNNNNNNNNNNNNNNNNNNNNNNNNNNNNNNNNNNNNNNNNNNNNNNNNNNNNNNNNNNNNNNNNNNNNNNNNNNNNNNNNNNNNNNNNNNNNNNNNNNNNNNNNNNNNNNNNNNNNNNNNNNNNNNNNNNNNNNNNNNNNNNNNNNNNNNNNNNNNNNNNNNNNNNNNNNNNNNNNNNNNNNNNNNNNNNNNNNNNNNNNNNNNNNNNNNNNNNNNNNNNNNNNNNNNNNNNNNNNNNNNNNNNNNNNNNNNNNNNNNNNNNNNNNNNNNNNNNNNNNNNNNNNNNNNNNNNNNNNNNNNNNNNNNNNNNNNNNNNNNNNNNNNNNNNNNNNNNNNNNNNNNNNNNNNNNNNNNNNNNNNNNNNNNNNNNNNNNNNNNNNNNNNNNNNNNNNNNNNNNNNNNNNNNNNNNNNNNNNNNNNNNNNNNNNNNNNNNNNNNNNNNNNNNNNNNNNNNNNNNNNNNNNNNNNNNNNNNNNNNNNNNNNNNNNNNNNNNNNNNNNNNNNNNNNNNNNNNNNNNNNNNNNNNNNNNNNNNNNNNNNNNNNNNNNNNNNNNNNNNNNNNNNNNNNNNNNNNNNNNNNNNNNNNNNNNNNNNNNNNNNNNNNNNNNNNNNNNNNNNNNNNNNNNNNNNNNNNNNNNNNNNNNNNNNNNNNNNNNNNNNNNNNNNNNNNNNNNNNNNNNNNNNNNNNNNNNNNNNNNNNNNNNNNNNNNNNNNNNNNNNNNNNNNNNNNNNNNNNNNNNNNNNNNNNNNNNNNNNNNNNNNNNNNNNNNNNNNNNNNNNNNNNNNNNNNNNNNNNNNNNNNNNNNNNNNNNNNNNNNNNNNNNNNNNNNNNNNNNNNNNNNNNNNNNNNNNNNNNNNNNNNNNNNNNNNNNNNNNNNNNNNNNNNNNNNNNNNNNNNNNNNNNNNNNNNNNNNNNNNNNNNNNNNNNNNNNNNNNNNNNNNNNNNNNNNNNNNNNNNNNNNNNNNNNNNNNNNNNNNNNNNNNNNNNNNNNNNNNNNNNNNNNNNNNNNNNNNNNNNNNNNNNNNNNNNNNNNNNNNNNNNNNNNNNNNNNNNNNNNNNNNNNNNNNNNNNNNNNNNNNNNNNNNNNNNNNNNNNNNNNNNNNNNNNNNNNNNNNNNNNNNNNNNNNNNNNNNNNNNNNNNNNNNNNNNNNNNNNNNNNNNNNNNNNNNNNNNNNNNNNNNNNNNNNNNNNNNNNNNNNNNNNNNNNNNNNNNNNNNNNNNNNNNNNNNNNNNNNNNNNNNNNNNNNNNNNNNNNNNNNNNNNNNNNNNNNNNNNNNNNNNNNNNNNNNNNNNNNNNNNNNNNNNNNNNNNNNNNNNNNNNNNNNNNNNNNNNNNNNNNNNNNNNNNNNNNNNNNNNNNNNNNNNNNNNNNNNNNNNNNNNNNNNNNNNNNNNNNNNNNNNNNNNNNNNNNNNNNNNNNNNNNNNNNNNNNNNNNNNNNNNNNNNNNNNNNNNNNNNNNNNNNNNNNNNNNNNNNNNNNNNNNNNNNNNNNNNNNNNNNNNNNNNNNNNNNNNNNNNNNNNNNNNNNNNNNNNNNNNNNNNNNNNNNNNNNNNNNNNNNNNNNNNNNNNNNNNNNNNNNNNNNNNNNNNNNNNNNNNNNNNNNNNNNNNNNNNNNNNNNNNNNNNNNNNNNNNNNNNNNNNNNNNNNNNNNNNNNNNNNNNNNNNNNNNNNNNNNNNNNNNNNNNNNNNNNNNNNNNNNNNNNNNNNNNNNNNNNNNNNNNNNNNNNNNNNNNNNNNNNNNNNNNNNNNNNNNNNNNNNNNNNNNNNNNNNNNNNNNNNNNNNNNNNNNNNNNNNNNNNNNNNNNNNNNNNNNNNNNNNNNNNNNNNNNNNNNNNNNNNNNNNNNNNNNNNNNNNNNNNNNNNNNNNNNNNNNNNNNNNNNNNNNNNNNNNNNNNNNNNNNNNNNNNNNNNNNNNNNNNNNNNNNNNNNNNNNNNNNNNNNNNNNNNNNNNNNNNNNNNNNNNNNNcacacaatatatatatatatatatatatatatatatatatatatacagaacgtaaagtgcagacgtccctctgttctccaccctccggcgccggtgAGGGCGCGTCTCCACCCCAGCAGACTTCAGCAgtgtccccgaccactttccctttTCGGCGAGTCCGCAGAATTCCAGTTTCCAGCGAGAtcaactttatttgaagttttgggtgatctcgccggaaaactggaaaaaaaccgacTCGCCGGAGAGGGGAAGTGGTCATGTCTATagtccgctagggtggaggcgcgctcTCGttggcgccgtacggtggcgaacggaggaaTGTCCgtactttaagccgagtgcggatgtccgcagcctgtatattatatatatatatatatatatatatatgtattttttctctattataGTATGCAGCAACACACATATTTTTATTCAACTTGCGATAGACTCCATTCCATCATATCTCGAGTGAAATCTTGAGTGGGTCTCTAATTCAATTTCGTAAACCGGCCCTACATGTCTGTTGATCCTTTAGTGTTGATGATTTACTCTTTTTGCTGTTTTGGCAAACCAATTATTGAAACCTATAATAATTGCTTCTCTTATTGTTACAAAactccaaaatatatatatatatatatacatatatgggattccgctttgaaattaaagtgcgggactccttatttcgctcactttcaggtcgtatttccacatctcaaccgtacaatgtctaaaacacagtgtatAGATTattcatgcaaagtttcatcaaacttgaagatcatttgagcttccgtaatcgtaatttacacgaacaattctgtttggacaacttttgttctgttgatttaagttgtccaagaaaaaagatttacatatataaattcgtctaaaataaagtttatatatatatatatgtaattcatccaaaataagaaatttgatAGAGATTCTCAAAGATGGAAATTTAGGTTTATGGAATAAAAGCCTCTCTTGCTATGATTATTAACTACatcattattaataaattagattaagaaaatattgCATTTTAGTATGTAGTAGCCATTAATTGTCAAGGTTAACATTGTCTTTTCATTTAAAATTAACATGGCTtgattttaaaaattgatgatgtgtctagTTACATGACATGCCACAAATGATTAAGGTcataaatattaatattaGGTCTTATTAAGGTTCTCCAACACGAGTAATTATTAGGTGGTCCAGGAATACCACGTGGCAATGGTCCTGACTAGTTTTAACCAATAAAATTACTTGAATCATATGGGACCCGgggtgaaaaaaaataaaatgaaaatttaagttattgaactaatcaaaattatcaaaattaagTATATAAATCAGTAGACCAAGATATGTGTCAGGTACACCTAATAACCATCAGGCACTACTcaatataaaaatagatatggaAACTTTAAAAAATCTGTAATGGGGCCTTTTATTGTCTTGTTGCAAATATTACTGATATTAATCACATGCTCTCCTGACTGATTTGCATCAGCTCTCATTGAGATACAGGGCTCATCAATAACGACACcacattttctcatttaaCTTCCTCTATATATTTCATGCACATAACCTTTACAATCCACCACTTGCAGAAGAAGATCACTGCAAACAATGGCGGAGCTCATCAACAACGAAACCCTTTCACTTGTACTCCTCGCCGTTTTCCTCATCCTCTTCTACATCTGGTCCTCATCCACTTCCACTACCAGAAACTCACCACCTTCTCCACCAAAACTCCCCATTATCGGAAACCTCCACCAACTACTAGGCTCTCCCGGAACTCCACCTCATCGCGCACTTCAAGCCTTATCTAAACTCCACGGCCCTCTCATGCTCCTCCACTTTGGAAGCTTCCCCGTCCTCGTCGTCTCCTCCGCCGAGGCAGCACGTGAGATCATGAAAACCCACGACCTTGCTTTCGCCAGCAGACCTAGGACCACCGCCTTCGAGAAGCTTCTTTACAACTACAAGGACGTGGCCGCGGCGCCTTACGGTGACTACTGGCGGCAGGTGAAGAGCATCTGCGTGCTGAATCTCTTGAGCGCCAAGAAGGTTCGGTCCTTTCGAACCCTTAGAGAAGAGGAGACAAGATCCATGATCAACAACATAAAGGAAACCTCACGACGGGGAGAAGTTGTGGATGTGAGGAAGATGGTTATGGGGCTTACGAACGACGTCGTCTCGAGGGCGGCTCTAGGGAAGAAGTACTACAATGATGGAGAATTTAAGGAGCTCATCACCGAATTTACAGAGTTGGCGGGAAGTATTCATATTGGAGACTATATTCCATCGCTTGGTTGGTTGAGCCGTCTTGGCGGTTTGGACGCTAAGCTAGTCAGTTTGGCTAAACGCTACGATGCATTTTTGGACACAGTACTGCAAGAGCATATTGATAGAAGTTCAGAGACGACTAGCAACAGAAATGATAAAGGCGTTGATGATCAGAACGAGGATAACAAGGATTTTGTGGACGTTTTACTTGATATTCAGCGGGAAAACTCGCTCCATTTCCCTCTTGACAGAATTAGCATCAAAGCTGTCGTCCAGgtaaactctctctctctctNNNNNNNNNNNNNNNNNNNNACGTAacgtactctctctctctctctctctctctctctctctctctctctctctctgtaatATGCAGCAATGATAAACAAGTGGAAAGTCTTATTTATGTAGTAATTAGGTCATTTCTGATAATTAGAGATTCTCCGATCTATTACACGACAGTGGACGGTTAACTGGTTAAGATCAATGACTTTAACATGGCATGTGGTTCTGATAATATGCAGCAATAAACTATAGCTCTGCTACTAAAAATAATGACATGCAATGTACATGTAGGACGTGTTCCTTGCTGGGACGGATACGACGTCTACACTTCTAGAGTGGGCAATGGCAGAGATTCTGAGGCACCCAAGGGTCATGAGCAAATTGCAGAAAGAGTTGAGGAGTGTAAaaaagggagaagaagaaatattaaCAGAGGACGACATGGTTGATATGCACTACTTGAAGGCAGTGATTAAGGAGGCTCTTCGTTTACATCCTCCATTTACCCTACTTTTGCCTAAGATGTCGATCCAAGATGTGAAGATAAAAGGTTACGACATCAAGGCCAACACACAAGTCCTAGTGAATGCTTGGCAGATCGGAAGAGACCCGGAATCGTTCAGTTACAAACCGGAAGAGTTTGAACCGGAGAGGTTCTTGGAGGTTAACAGTGGTTTAAGTTACAAAGGAACTGACTTCGAGTTTATTCCGTTCGGAGCTGGAAGGAGAATTTGTCCTGGGATTCAGTTTGCTACGACTGTCAATGAGATTGGTCTAGCAAATTTGCTGCACAAGTTTGATTGGAAATTGCCTGGTGGAGTAAGAAATGAGGAtttagacatgaatgaatcaTCTGGTTTAACCATTCATAAGAAACACCCTCTCAAAGCCGTGGCTATTCCATATTCATCAGCTTAGTTCCGCTGGTTAGTGGTTACAGTAAGAAAAGTAGCTAGCTTGTGTTCTCTATGTTCTGCAGTActtaatttaaataaattgtaTTAGCTAGGctgttttgtttctgaattgGATTCCTGTAGTTTATAATAACTTTATATATGCTGATGTTTGAAATAAGTAGTTGAAAAGTCTCTTGCAATCCGCGACAGAtatgtttgagatttttaaTACTTGAGGCAAGAAAAGGGACATACATTTATGTTTGAGATCTTGTATTAAATACGAGAAGATAAATAGATGTATCAAACATATAGTGGTTAGCAAGAAAAGGgtcatttctctctcactcatctttcagccaaaaaaaaaaaattgtaatgaaagttcttgtatgtatatgaAACATCGTCATGAATATAAGATTCACTTGTAtttaatatgaaaatataagatCTAAGTTTCCTATCAGGAGAAATATAATAATCtcaattattgtttaaatCCACCTGATACACATGCTCTGATTATATATAGGGACTAATTGAGATGCTAGCTAGGGTCCATTTTGATCATTAAACATTTCTTTCTAGCAAGCAAAAGTTAACATCAAGAATTGTAAACCCAAGTTTATTCTTCCACCTGATACATGGTctcatgtgtgtgtgtgttcatCGGTTCCAGAAGTAATGTAAGAGGAGTTGCATGGCAGATGTTTTACCTCACCAATTCTATATAATACTAATTTGTAGGATATATTTCTTGCTGGAACTGATGCCAATCATACCATAGCTACACTCCAAGAAAGGATCACGGCTGAGATTATAAAGCACCGAAGGTCATGAGCACATTGCAGAAAGAAACCATGGCTGTCAACAAAGTAGAATAAGACGCATTAACAGAGGATGATTTGACCGAAATGCACAGCATCATGTCTTCAATTTTGTCAAGTCAAGACAATGGAACTCGTGAGCTGTTCCGGGAGTTGAGAGACACCTAGTGCTCAAAGAATGTAGAAGAAGAGAGGGGGACATGAACCAAAACCTCTCcatgaacaaaataagaaatataaGTTGGTTCATCAAATGAGAATTGAAAAGTCACAAGTTGCTATGCTTTCAAGTTCTTTAGACCACTTTCAAAATCCAGAAAAGCCGGTGCTTAAAGATCAATGACACGCGACAATTTCTGGATCCTGTTTCAATAGTGACACTCTTGTACGACTCCAAAAAATGAGAATAAACAACGGTTGTGATCTCCCTCATGTAATACCGGAAGTGTGGATGCAAATAACGATCCAACTTTATCTGCTCAGTCAGACCAGCTGCAAAAAACGAAGACAGAAAATGAGAGCTATGaataaaatggaaaaataaatgTGACTGTAACTCGCGCGATTAGGAATTTcttaatgaaaacaaattatcTACTTAC from Fragaria vesca subsp. vesca unplaced genomic scaffold, FraVesHawaii_1.0 scf0513067, whole genome shotgun sequence harbors:
- the LOC101302420 gene encoding cytochrome P450 71A26-like, yielding MAELINNETLSLVLLAVFLILFYIWSSSTSTTRNSPPSPPKLPIIGNLHQLLGSPGTPPHRALQALSKLHGPLMLLHFGSFPVLVVSSAEAAREIMKTHDLAFASRPRTTAFEKLLYNYKDVAAAPYGDYWRQVKSICVLNLLSAKKVRSFRTLREEETRSMINNIKETSRRGEVVDVRKMVMGLTNDVVSRAALGKKYYNDGEFKELITEFTELAGSIHIGDYIPSLGWLSRLGGLDAKLVSLAKRYDAFLDTVLQEHIDRSSETTSNRNDKGVDDQNEDNKDFVDVLLDIQRENSLHFPLDRISIKAVVQDVFLAGTDTTSTLLEWAMAEILRHPRVMSKLQKELRSVKKGEEEILTEDDMVDMHYLKAVIKEALRLHPPFTLLLPKMSIQDVKIKGYDIKANTQVLVNAWQIGRDPESFSYKPEEFEPERFLEVNSGLSYKGTDFEFIPFGAGRRICPGIQFATTVNEIGLANLLHKFDWKLPGGVRNEDLDMNESSGLTIHKKHPLKAVAIPYSSA